From Fundulus heteroclitus isolate FHET01 chromosome 14, MU-UCD_Fhet_4.1, whole genome shotgun sequence, the proteins below share one genomic window:
- the LOC110368170 gene encoding uncharacterized protein LOC110368170 isoform X1, translated as MSKFLTETSEFREKVFWEKMICRILLLIILNSCLCAATFVVNVTQSSYQAEENHSITLEWTFTTTPDEPWRDLFIYCSLLTPRKELVLYQVHDGVEVSESQDEQFSGRVQIDKDVLREGRIRLHVSRLRTEDSGLYLCDVQTDEGSGSGSCQLNVSAAADQLQPHTENPQPDHRGRIGLYFFLLLLPLSVSLFILGFCFYKVKYKINLIRSKQKLSFCPCSP; from the exons ATGTCCAAGTTTCTGACTGAAAcctcagagttcagagagaaagTGTTTTG ggagaagatgatctgcaggatcctgctgctcatcatcctcaactcatgtctctgtg cagcaacatttgtAGTGAATGTGACACAGAGCTCCTATCAGGCAGAGGAGAACCACAGCATCACTCTGGAGTGGACCTTCACCACCACACCTGATGAACCCTGGAGAGATCTGTTCATCTACTGCAGCTTGTTAACTCCTAGGAAAGAATTAGTCCTGTATCAGGTCCATGATGGAGTTGAGGTGTCAGAGTCTCAGGATGAACAGTTTTCAGGACGAGTCCAGATTGACAAAGACGTCCTCAGAGAAGGACGAATCAGACTCCATGTGTCCAGACTGAGGACTGAAGACTCTGGTCTGTATCTGTGTGATGTTCAGACTgatgaaggttctggttctggatcctGTCAACTCAACGTCTCTG cagctgctgatcaGCTCCAACCTCACACTGAGAATCCACAACCAGACCATCGAGGAAGAATTggtctttattttttcctgcttctgctCCCTCTCAGTGTTTCTTTGTTTATATtggggttttgtttttataaagtaaagtataaaataaatctaattagatCCAAACAGAAACTGAGTTTCTGCCCATGCAGCCCATGA
- the LOC110368170 gene encoding uncharacterized protein LOC110368170 isoform X3, whose amino-acid sequence MSKFLTETSEFREKVFWEKMICRILLLIILNSCLCATFVVNVTQSSYQAEENHSITLEWTFTTTPDEPWRDLFIYCSLLTPRKELVLYQVHDGVEVSESQDEQFSGRVQIDKDVLREGRIRLHVSRLRTEDSGLYLCDVQTDEGSGSGSCQLNVSAAADQLQPHTENPQPDHRGRIGLYFFLLLLPLSVSLFILGFCFYKVKYKINLIRSKQKLSFCPCSP is encoded by the exons ATGTCCAAGTTTCTGACTGAAAcctcagagttcagagagaaagTGTTTTG ggagaagatgatctgcaggatcctgctgctcatcatcctcaactcatgtctctgtg caacatttgtAGTGAATGTGACACAGAGCTCCTATCAGGCAGAGGAGAACCACAGCATCACTCTGGAGTGGACCTTCACCACCACACCTGATGAACCCTGGAGAGATCTGTTCATCTACTGCAGCTTGTTAACTCCTAGGAAAGAATTAGTCCTGTATCAGGTCCATGATGGAGTTGAGGTGTCAGAGTCTCAGGATGAACAGTTTTCAGGACGAGTCCAGATTGACAAAGACGTCCTCAGAGAAGGACGAATCAGACTCCATGTGTCCAGACTGAGGACTGAAGACTCTGGTCTGTATCTGTGTGATGTTCAGACTgatgaaggttctggttctggatcctGTCAACTCAACGTCTCTG cagctgctgatcaGCTCCAACCTCACACTGAGAATCCACAACCAGACCATCGAGGAAGAATTggtctttattttttcctgcttctgctCCCTCTCAGTGTTTCTTTGTTTATATtggggttttgtttttataaagtaaagtataaaataaatctaattagatCCAAACAGAAACTGAGTTTCTGCCCATGCAGCCCATGA
- the LOC110368170 gene encoding uncharacterized protein LOC110368170 isoform X2: protein MSKFLTETSEFREKVFWEKMICRILLLIILNSCLCAATFVVNVTQSSYQAEENHSITLEWTFTTTPDEPWRDLFIYCSLLTPRKELVLYQVHDGVEVSESQDEQFSGRVQIDKDVLREGRIRLHVSRLRTEDSGLYLCDVQTDEGSGSGSCQLNVSAADQLQPHTENPQPDHRGRIGLYFFLLLLPLSVSLFILGFCFYKVKYKINLIRSKQKLSFCPCSP, encoded by the exons ATGTCCAAGTTTCTGACTGAAAcctcagagttcagagagaaagTGTTTTG ggagaagatgatctgcaggatcctgctgctcatcatcctcaactcatgtctctgtg cagcaacatttgtAGTGAATGTGACACAGAGCTCCTATCAGGCAGAGGAGAACCACAGCATCACTCTGGAGTGGACCTTCACCACCACACCTGATGAACCCTGGAGAGATCTGTTCATCTACTGCAGCTTGTTAACTCCTAGGAAAGAATTAGTCCTGTATCAGGTCCATGATGGAGTTGAGGTGTCAGAGTCTCAGGATGAACAGTTTTCAGGACGAGTCCAGATTGACAAAGACGTCCTCAGAGAAGGACGAATCAGACTCCATGTGTCCAGACTGAGGACTGAAGACTCTGGTCTGTATCTGTGTGATGTTCAGACTgatgaaggttctggttctggatcctGTCAACTCAACGTCTCTG ctgctgatcaGCTCCAACCTCACACTGAGAATCCACAACCAGACCATCGAGGAAGAATTggtctttattttttcctgcttctgctCCCTCTCAGTGTTTCTTTGTTTATATtggggttttgtttttataaagtaaagtataaaataaatctaattagatCCAAACAGAAACTGAGTTTCTGCCCATGCAGCCCATGA